The following proteins are co-located in the Deltaproteobacteria bacterium genome:
- a CDS encoding TonB-dependent receptor, whose translation MISRRISMFYRQRLQPRQERPLKPGKSLRASLLPLALVLALACSPAWGAETTNATSDNGTMTLEKITVTANKMEEDIQKVPQSITVIDEFEIEEKGLKTVQDVVDRIPNMLASPYHGTAVSFRGLNQSMFTNNNPVVIYIDGVPTSNRYGFDFSMANVERIEVLRGPQGTLYGKDAMGAVINVVTKDAGSTWRGKINTEYSSWNTLWGLANVSGPLMEDTLSMGINGQYSQTDGWIRNDYPGMNPDVGRKHEHDINGYLLFTPTDRLRVRLSASNGYHKLHRGTELALPGNPKLSDFKRDDLKHQRLDIEDNSKIEINDQSLTASYDFDFLKVESITSHRTQTQRGLFDGFPAATDDPLFDGLTMFDDTDLSLLAEELRFSSPNTEGFRWVGGLYFEKEKTKMGPYGQEFPMFDPETGAYLGPYTQNAESDTDAMTQAVFGQIVFPFAERFELTLGGRYQHIKKEMDLDMYMLPKGQSGPPMFSISPEKSWEAFLPKAALSYALTDNWTAYVSYAQGYMPGGFNNFAMGGSDADNTFEPEQSYNYEAGLKAEYDSWRLAACGFYMDIKDIHVYKSVGAMYLTANAEKAHSQGFELEGTWLPPLDGLEISGALALLEAKYDDYDTGTTNLKGERIDGAPSYSVRLGVDYHHSSGLYGWTEVRQVGDVHYYDGAQQSFVKADPYTLADLKIGYLYEGWDFYGYVKNIFDEEYINGFRSNYMMSVAGFGDPRSFGVGLAYNF comes from the coding sequence AAGGCCGCTCAAACCCGGGAAATCCCTGAGAGCGAGCCTCCTGCCGCTTGCTCTGGTCTTGGCCTTGGCCTGTTCTCCGGCCTGGGGGGCCGAAACGACCAACGCCACGTCGGACAACGGCACCATGACCCTGGAAAAAATCACGGTCACGGCCAACAAGATGGAAGAGGACATTCAAAAAGTTCCCCAGAGCATTACGGTTATCGACGAATTCGAGATCGAGGAAAAGGGCCTCAAAACGGTCCAGGACGTCGTCGACCGGATTCCCAACATGCTGGCCTCGCCATATCACGGCACTGCGGTCAGTTTCAGAGGCCTCAATCAATCCATGTTCACCAACAACAACCCGGTGGTGATCTATATCGACGGAGTACCGACCAGCAACCGCTACGGCTTTGATTTTTCCATGGCCAACGTCGAGCGCATCGAAGTGCTGCGAGGCCCTCAAGGCACCCTGTACGGCAAGGACGCCATGGGCGCGGTCATCAACGTCGTCACCAAGGACGCCGGAAGCACCTGGCGGGGCAAGATCAACACCGAGTATTCGAGCTGGAACACCCTCTGGGGCTTGGCCAATGTCAGCGGGCCCCTCATGGAGGACACCTTGTCCATGGGCATCAACGGCCAATACAGCCAGACCGATGGCTGGATCCGCAACGACTACCCGGGCATGAACCCGGATGTCGGCCGGAAGCATGAACACGATATCAACGGATACCTCTTGTTCACCCCCACGGATCGCCTGCGTGTGCGTCTGTCCGCCAGCAACGGGTATCATAAACTCCACAGAGGGACCGAACTCGCCTTGCCCGGGAACCCCAAGCTGAGCGATTTCAAGCGCGATGACCTCAAACACCAACGCCTGGACATCGAGGACAATAGCAAAATCGAAATCAACGACCAGAGCCTGACCGCCTCCTATGATTTCGATTTCTTGAAAGTCGAATCCATCACCTCCCACCGGACCCAGACCCAACGGGGTCTGTTCGACGGCTTCCCCGCCGCCACCGATGACCCGCTGTTCGACGGCTTGACCATGTTCGACGATACGGATCTTTCCTTGCTGGCCGAGGAGTTGCGGTTCAGCAGCCCAAACACCGAGGGTTTCCGCTGGGTTGGCGGCCTGTACTTCGAAAAGGAAAAAACCAAGATGGGTCCCTATGGGCAGGAATTTCCCATGTTCGACCCCGAGACAGGCGCCTATCTCGGACCCTATACCCAGAATGCCGAATCCGACACCGACGCCATGACCCAGGCGGTTTTCGGCCAGATCGTCTTTCCGTTCGCCGAACGCTTTGAATTGACCCTGGGCGGCCGATACCAACACATCAAGAAGGAGATGGACCTGGATATGTATATGCTGCCCAAGGGGCAGAGCGGCCCCCCCATGTTCAGCATCTCGCCCGAAAAATCCTGGGAGGCCTTTTTGCCCAAGGCCGCCCTGTCCTACGCCCTGACGGACAATTGGACCGCCTATGTCTCGTACGCCCAGGGCTACATGCCCGGCGGGTTCAACAATTTTGCCATGGGCGGGAGCGATGCCGACAACACCTTCGAGCCCGAACAATCATACAACTACGAGGCCGGCCTCAAGGCCGAATACGACTCCTGGCGGCTGGCCGCATGCGGGTTCTACATGGATATCAAGGATATCCATGTCTATAAATCTGTAGGAGCCATGTATCTGACCGCCAACGCGGAAAAGGCCCATTCTCAGGGCTTCGAGCTGGAAGGGACCTGGCTGCCCCCTCTGGACGGTCTGGAGATCAGCGGCGCCCTGGCCCTGCTCGAAGCAAAATACGACGACTACGACACGGGAACCACCAACCTCAAGGGTGAGCGCATCGACGGCGCGCCCTCGTATTCCGTCCGCCTGGGCGTCGACTATCACCATTCGTCCGGCCTCTACGGCTGGACCGAGGTCCGCCAAGTGGGGGATGTCCACTATTATGACGGGGCGCAGCAAAGCTTCGTGAAGGCCGACCCCTACACCTTGGCCGACCTGAAAATCGGCTACCTCTACGAGGGATGGGATTTCTACGGCTACGTCAAGAATATCTTCGACGAGGAATACATTAACGGCTTCAGATCAA